The Nostoc sp. PCC 7524 nucleotide sequence GTAGATAAATTGCAGGGTGCTGGCATTCCCGTGAGCTTGTTTATTGATGCCGAACCTGCACAAATCGAAGCTTCTGTCAAGGTGCAAGCAAAGTTTATTGAACTACACACTGGTAGATATGCAGAAGCTAGAGATGAAACCAGTCGTCATCAAGAATTAGCTGTGTTAGCTCAAGGTTGTGAACAAGCGATTAAAGCTGGATTGCGAGTTAACGCCGGTCATGGGCTGACTTACTGGAATGTATATCCGGTGGCTGCACTGCCAGGTATGGAAGAGTTAAACATTGGTCATACCATCATCAGCCGAGCAGCGTTAGTAGGCATGGAACGAGCTGTTCGGGAGATGAAACAAGCGATGCGGGGGGAATAGGGATAGGTGACAGGTGATAGGTGACAGGTGACAGGGGAGATGAGGAAGTGGGGGAAGTGGGGGAAGATGTAGCTTTATCTTACTAAAAGGCGGAAAACTCGCTCCCTTGTCTCCCCCTGCCCCCCTGCTTCCTGTTCTAGAGCAGGGTTGTCTCATTCTTGCCAGAGAAAATTCAAAGCCCTTATTTCTTCGTCTGTTCTCTATCAACATTTTGGGAAAGCATAACGAAATAAAGAAGCTTCTAGATTATTCTCTCGTTGTATGAAACCACCCTGCCCTGCTTCCTATTCTAGAGGGGTTGTGACTGCGTAATCTCGAAAATCGTTGGTATGGTAGAGGACTTCGTGACAAGTGATTAGAAGTCAGGATGCTTTGCCATGAGCGATTTTCTCAATTTTGAATTTAGAGTTTGGAATTTGGAATTGTTATGAGCGCAACACAATCTAACGGGCTTCCGCTTTGGGTACAAGACAGGGATACAGTTATTGCTGAAAGCACTGATGTCGAATGGCGCTATGGTACTGCTCCAGATTATGCTCGCTCTAATGAGAATCTGGCTAAAGAGAGTACACGTAATCATCTTGAGGGTACACTGGAAGCGATCGTTCAAAATTTAGTGAGAACCTTCGAGATGGAGGTATCTTTCAAATCCAACCCAGAACAGTGGTTGTCAGTTGTGAACGAGCAGTTTCGCATCAGTACCAATGGGGGAGAGGAGTTTACTGCCGCAGATGTCTCAGCCCAAGGTACTTATAATTTATTCATGGCGGATTCTGAGCATTACAAAGCCTCCGAAGAAAGCTTTGAATCTTCTGCCAAACTCTTTCATTCAACATTTCCTCAAGGTTTCCCTTGGGAAGTTTTGGAAGTGTACTCAGTCCCACCAACTGTCACCTTCAAGTGGCGGCACTGGGGACATTTTCAAGGTTCCTATAAAGACTATGCTCCTACAGGCGAGACAGTAGAAGTTATTGGCTTGAGCGTTGCCCATGTCACCGATGACTTGAAGATTATTTCCTTGGAACACTACTTTGACAACACGCTGTTTTTAGAAAAGTTAACAGCCGGTGGTAAAGTAGCAAGTGAAGTAGCGAGTGAAAGTAAAGGAAAGGGTTGCCCTTTCAGTTTTTTGTTCAAAAAATCCAGCAAGAAGTAAAGGAGTGTTGAGTGCTGTTAGCGGTAGCGAGGCGTTTAGCCGGTGCTGAGTTAGGAGGGTGCGTCAGTACACAGAACTCATGACTCAGCACTCAGCACTCAGTAAGCCTTAAAATTATTAGTTAGTAATCACAGAATGACAATGCAAACATACTATTACGTTTTGGCGAGCCGTCGCTTTTTACTCCAAGAAGAACCTATGGAGGAAGTGCTGAAAGAACGCACTCGTCACTACCACGAACAAGAAAAAGAGATTGATTTTTGGTTAGTACCACAACCAGCTTTTTTAGAAGCTCCTGAAATGGCGGAAATCAAAGCTAAGTGTCCTCAACCCGCAGCTGCGATTATTTCCACCAATTCCCAATTTATTACTTGGCTCAAACTGCGATTAGAATATGTCATTACCGGAGAATTTCAGGCTCCTTCTGGAACAATCCCTAATCCTTTGGCATCTCTTGCCCCAGTGTCTTGAGTAATTAGTCAATAGTCAATAGTCAATAGTCAATAGCTCGTTTACTATTGACTATGAACTAATGACTCTTAACTAAAAAAATTTAATAAAATTTACCTATGCGTCCCAATTTTGTGCAGAAAGTTGCCACTATATCCAGTGTAGTCGGACTCGCGATCGCCTGGCTCATGGGTAGCACAAATTCTGTGAAAGCCCAAACCACTTTTCCTGTTTGCCAACCTCCCAATGCTGGAGAGTACCTGTTATTGGTAGTTAGCCCAACAGCCGAGAATCGGCAGCAGTTACGTAGTGCTTTACCAAATGAAATTAAAACTACTACCTGTCAATATCTTTCTGATACCGTTACGCGGATAGGGGGATTTAGCAAAATTGATGATGCTAACCGTTGGGCTAGGTATATAAATACTATTGTTGGGTTATCTGCCATTATCACTACAAGACCTGGGGAAGTAGCACAACAGCCGACTTCCACAGTCCCTTTTAATCCCCAACGTTTAGGAGAGGGTTTTGCCGTCTTAGTGGATTATTTTAACCGTCCAGAACTAGCAACTAGCCTCCAACAAGCGGTAGGCGGTAATGTTGGTTTGGCTTCCTATGGACAGAAACCCTACTTGCTGGCAGTTTATACCACTAACCAACAAGAAGCTTACAATACATTGCAGAAACTGAATGATCGTGGTTTTTTTGCTGTCCTAGTAGATAGCCGTAAAGTTATGTTACTGCGATCGGTTGTGCGGGTACAGTAAATTAGGCAATAGGCAATAGTGATGAGCTTATCCACTAGCTTTTTATCGACTTTTAACTGTTGACTATGGGCTATGGGCTAATAAAGACCTAGCTAACAAAGAAATTGTGATCCCTAAAGCTGAACCTGCTATTACCTGTACAGGTGTATGCCCTAGTAATTCTTTGAGGCGGTCTTGATTAAAGTCTGGTTTTTCATGGAATAATTCATCAATCATTTGATTGAGGATGCGGGCTTGCTTACCAGCTGCTTGGCGAACACCGGCTGCATCGTACATGACAATAATGGCAAAAACAGTAGCCAAAGCAAAGTCAGGCGATGACCAACCAATAGTTTCTCCAATACCAGCTGCAAGAGCTGTCACCAAAGCTGAATGGGCGCTGGGCATACCTCCAGTTGTGACTAGAACACGCACATTCAGTTTACGGTGTTGAACTAGCTCAATCACTAGCTTTAATGCTTGAGCTACAAAACAAGCTACCAGAGCAACCAGCAGCACCCGGTTGTCTAAAATCTCGCCTATGTCCTGCATGGTATTTTGGTTCTGTTAGTCGATATTAGCAGTAGTTATTTATCTGAGATAAGGTTGAGATACTACCCAAAATCTACTGTTGCTACACTCCAATTTTCAGATGCTAATTCAATGATTGCGGCTGGTGATGAAATGAGC carries:
- a CDS encoding SnoaL-like polyketide cyclase, producing MSATQSNGLPLWVQDRDTVIAESTDVEWRYGTAPDYARSNENLAKESTRNHLEGTLEAIVQNLVRTFEMEVSFKSNPEQWLSVVNEQFRISTNGGEEFTAADVSAQGTYNLFMADSEHYKASEESFESSAKLFHSTFPQGFPWEVLEVYSVPPTVTFKWRHWGHFQGSYKDYAPTGETVEVIGLSVAHVTDDLKIISLEHYFDNTLFLEKLTAGGKVASEVASESKGKGCPFSFLFKKSSKK
- a CDS encoding divergent PAP2 family protein → MQDIGEILDNRVLLVALVACFVAQALKLVIELVQHRKLNVRVLVTTGGMPSAHSALVTALAAGIGETIGWSSPDFALATVFAIIVMYDAAGVRQAAGKQARILNQMIDELFHEKPDFNQDRLKELLGHTPVQVIAGSALGITISLLARSLLAHSP
- a CDS encoding pyridoxine 5'-phosphate synthase → MLTLGVNIDHIATIRQARRTVEPDPVAAAVLAELAGADGITVHLREDRRHIQDRDVRLLRQTVRTHLNLEMAATDEMLGIALDIKPDYVTLVPEKREEVTTEGGLDIVGQIARISEIVDKLQGAGIPVSLFIDAEPAQIEASVKVQAKFIELHTGRYAEARDETSRHQELAVLAQGCEQAIKAGLRVNAGHGLTYWNVYPVAALPGMEELNIGHTIISRAALVGMERAVREMKQAMRGE
- a CDS encoding MgPME-cyclase complex family protein; this encodes MQTYYYVLASRRFLLQEEPMEEVLKERTRHYHEQEKEIDFWLVPQPAFLEAPEMAEIKAKCPQPAAAIISTNSQFITWLKLRLEYVITGEFQAPSGTIPNPLASLAPVS